The sequence TCTTTGGAAATGTAATTATCATCGCTTGTTACGTGCTATCTGGTTACTCGGAATCCGGTACCGATTCCGCCGGAAGTTATGGAGTTCACTCCGATAACGCTTTAACTATCCGGAAACCGACGGAATCGTTATCGGAGGTTCAAAATCGAATCATATCGATTCCGAATCCTGTTAATGAAAAGTTGATTAAAAAAGTGGAATCGGAATCGGAATCGGAATGTACGGCGGTTTTTCCGGCGATTAAGCAAGCGGCGAAGCAAATAAAGAGGTTTCAAAGAACGCAATCGGAATTGAAGAGTAAGATATCGGTGAGGCCTCATCGTCAGTTACGGCGATCGGTGACGGAGATGAAAAGGAGCGGGACGGTTAGCGTTGGAGAATCAGCGGCGCCGGTGAAAGTGGTTGACAGAATGAGTAATGAAGAATTTAAAATTGCTGTTGAGGCTTTTATTTTAAAACAGCAAAAGTTTCTTAAGCAACAGAGTATGGTTGAAGATTAATGTAGATGATAGTAATAATTGAATCCAAAATTTGAAATTACAATGGAAGCAGTAATGATTTTTTACTCGTAATtgctatttctatttttatttctattatggaTTATGGATAAAAGATGGTACGAGTAGTTGCCATAATTTCAATACAATTCTACATTCGAAAATTGAGTTACATCTATAATCTATATATCTACTCCGTATAATTTTATATAtcatgcttttcaaaaaaaaaaaaattaattattattattttattaataataataacagcacAAGGGCCATATGTCGTTTAATGCTTTGGTGGGCAAAAAATTGAGCCTTGGCCCAatgaccctaatcactagctttatATATCATGCTAGGCCTAGCTTATGTTAGTAAaatatattttgagtgaaaatgattcACATACAACTAATTTTTAAACGTATAGTAATAATTACTCGGTATATAGTAACAAGGAGAAGGAAGATCGATGGTTATGGACTCTTGCTTCTAACGGGAATTTCTCAACAAAGGTTCTCTCGGATTTGGTGCGGTCAAAGATTATCAACTCAAGGGCTTCCGGTATTGAGACGATGCGAAATAATTTGGTTCCGAAGAAAGTCGAAGTCTTTGTTTGGAGAGCAATGAATGGTAAACTCACCGTATTGTCGGAACTTGACAAAAGGGGAATCGACCTTCATTCCGTTCGGTGTCCCATTTGTGATAGTGACATTGAGACGGTTCAACATGCGGTTTTTAAATGTAACACAAGCAATGAGGTTTGGAAGAGAATCTTTAAGTGGTTCGACATAACTTGCGGGTCTTTGGATCAAAACAATTCATTTAGAGGTCGCTCATCTTTTCAAATGACGGAAGTTGGATCCAAAATTTGGCAATCGGTTGAATGGACGTGCGGATACCTTATATGGAAAAATCGAAATAGGAAGGTTTTCAAGAACATATGTTGGAACTCTCCGATGGCGCTCAACGAAATACAATCGAAGAGTTATGAATGAATCGCGAAAAGATGCAAGTTGATATCGATTGATTGGAACACATGGCTAGTCAACCATAAGCGTCTTATAAGTTAATTTCTCTTTGTAAATTGTTGCGATATTGTGGATAGGAGTTATTCGATGGATACCCTCTTTGTGTCCGCCTATAGCTCTTGTTGTTGTAGATAGGAGCGTTTTTTGGGGAAGTCCGGTTTATCCCGCAAATTGTATTGTACTCTTgcgttaatagtttaataaaattcttttctgcctttcaaaaaaatatattaaagttttatataatatatattaataaaacaaatTTAACGATATAAATAGAATATATAACATTGTACGAATTATCACCCTCTTGTAAACATATTTAATGAtgattaatgataatgaaaatgataatgataacgatgTACGAGAAAGTTGACATCATCCCCAGAGGTGCTACCTCTCACCTCTATAATACTCCGTATGTATAATAAGACATACATAGTACCTCTCAACGATATGTCAAATCCGTAAAATCGCCTACCCAGATTCGCAACTCCAACAATCCCACCAAATTTGTTTTCAACCGCCACTTCGAAACCGCTTGGCAACTTAACTGCTTCATCACCATGGCTCGATTAAGTTTTCAGTCCAATTTCGTCAACTCACATGTTCAATATTGTAGACTCATAGCTAACTATGTCTAGTTGAAACGAGTCGCAAATATAGTGTACGTTTAAATTAACCAAAGGTAAAAtagtgaaaatatgaatatttaaaaaagacggttagtgatgaatgttattattttgacaaaaaaaaatgtatgaagaataacattcatcacgatgaatgttatacCTGTCGTCATCATgaataacattcatcgtgatgaatgttattcttTCAGCCTTTTCTGGTCAAAATAATAAATTCATCACAAAATGTCAtttctaaatgtttatattttcacatGATCTTAATGTTTatgatattaaaaattaataataataacaaaattttacTTCCTTCAGACGACTTTGTGCATGAATTCGGATGTTCGAAAGGTGGGTTTTCGTTTAAGTATTTGGGGTTTCCAGTTGGGGTAAACATGAATACGCCTCGTAATTGGAAACCATTATGTGATCGTTTTCGTAAGAAATTATCCGGGTGGAAATCAAACTTGCTTTCAATCGGTGGTAGATATACGCTCTTAAAAGCGGTGTTGAGTAGTATGGGCGTCTACTATCTTTCTTTGTTATGTTGTACGAAAGCGGTTATAAAAGAGTTGGAGATCTTACGAGCTTAGTTTTTTTGGGTGGATGCGACGCGAGTAAGAAAATTCATTGGATAAAATGGGATTTAATTTTAAATTCATTCGAAAATGGAGGGCTCGAGGTTGGGATTTTGCGGGTGTATAATTTTGGTTTGATATATAAATGGATTTGGCGTTATGAGGCTTGTCCTAATTTGTTGTGGGTTAGAGTGATTAAATCGATTCATGGTGATCATTCGCTATTTACTCCCAACATGGTTAAAACTAAAGGAATATGGTTCTCACTGTTGAAAAGTTTTGATAAAGTTAGGAAGAACGAGTGGATACCAAGAGACGTTCTAAAGTTAAAGATTGGTAATGGTTCGAGTATACGTTTCTGGGAAGATGTTTGGGTAGGTGAAGAGTCATTGAAAACTAGATTTCCTGATTCCTAGATTATATTTGTTGGGGAGTGATCAAAAAGGTTCAGGTGGCGGACCGTAATGGCAAATGGTCATGGTCATGGAGACGAAGTGATATTGGTTCGAGAAACCGGGAATCACTTCAGCTACTTACTGACCTTATTGCTACTGTTTCACTTTCAACTAAGGAGGATAGTTGGATTTGGAAACTATCTGACGATGAAGGCTACTCAGTACTCTATACAAGCTTATGTATTGATGATGCTATTCTGCCTTCTTCAGAACCGCGTACTATATGGACGAGAGAGCTACCTAgaaagattaatatctttatatggaGGGTAGCCCGAGATAGATTACCGACCAGTCTTAATTTATCCCGGTGTGGTTTGGAAATTAAACAGATTCACTGTGTTTCGTGCTCTAACAGGATCGGATCGACTAAACATGTCTTATTCGAATGTGATGTAGCACGTCAGCTATGGAGTAGAGTATATCGATGGATTGATTTTGATATCCCGCAGTTTGTGGAGTGGTCTGATTTATTGGTTTGGTTCGATGGGTGGATAGCTTCGACAACATCAAAGAAGAGATTGTTCGTTATTTTCGCGTCAACGGTTTGGCATCTTTGGAGATATGGGAACGACGTTTTATTTAACCCTAGGGCTTTGAAGAAAAACGTCCTTTTTGATTCTGTTTGTTTGTTTTCGTTTAGTTGGTTAAATTCTAGAGGAAGGGAAGTTGTAAATTGGAATTTGTAGCAACAAAAGCCATTGTGATCTTCTTGTTTTTCTAGTTACTTGCTAGGAACACGTTCTTTTAATAAAATTGTGGGCGTTCCAAAAAAAAACATATAGTCTTAAAATATATAAGGAGCATTGTGAGCAGCAACAAAATTAATATAATGTGTGTTCAAGtctagtgtgtgtatatatatatatatatatatatatatatatatatatatatatatatatatatatatatatatatatatatatatatatatataggggcacgatccatggataagttTAAAAGGAatacaaaccggataagcaaaataaaaaaaaaatttttgaattttttttacattcataaatctgcattaaaatgcacctctaatcaatttttttcataaaaaaaaagttcaaaatctttcaaaaatcgacgatgaatggtaaaattaaccattcatcgggttaatttatcattcatcttgtttacgattaatgataaaattaatcatgctaaaaaaaaccagatgaatagttaaattaaccattcatatgtttttttatcattcatcataaaca comes from Rutidosis leptorrhynchoides isolate AG116_Rl617_1_P2 chromosome 4, CSIRO_AGI_Rlap_v1, whole genome shotgun sequence and encodes:
- the LOC139904131 gene encoding uncharacterized protein produces the protein MMNTYDYDIIDTVKAEKANAIARYRRYTNITKLIRLLEVFVAISFISWTSTRIPTLFKFSGEYLFEFSSYLMNQHVVFLFGNVIIIACYVLSGYSESGTDSAGSYGVHSDNALTIRKPTESLSEVQNRIISIPNPVNEKLIKKVESESESECTAVFPAIKQAAKQIKRFQRTQSELKSKISVRPHRQLRRSVTEMKRSGTVSVGESAAPVKVVDRMSNEEFKIAVEAFILKQQKFLKQQSMVED